From a single Candidatus Woesearchaeota archaeon genomic region:
- a CDS encoding class I tRNA ligase family protein encodes MTFENKYDAKEREVQIRKFWDENDIFKFDENSSKVVFSIDTPPPTISGKMHIGHAFSFSQADFIARYKRMRGFEVFYPFGTDDNGLATEKLVQKEKKVNLRKVDRAEAIKIVVDYLNEERPKFIEDFKNVGLSCDFDLAYSTINDHSRKISQNTFLELVEKGLITRTEGPVMWDRVFQTPIAQAELEDDERESLMNYVKAKVVGTTNTFMIYATTRPELLFACAGFSVEDEGEYVKLKVGEEFWITSKATYEEKFADFEYEVVEKLKGKNVIGDKVIIPVTNKEIEVTHDAAVKADFGTGIAYFCSYGGAEDIEYFARHRLDPIEVLSKDGRLNSKCLKYEGELTNDARRLIIKDMTEEGSIIKSEKIRQVVNLGERSGVEVEFIVTKQWYVNYLDKKEYFFEMAQKFNWHPEFMKHRLENWIKGLNWNWGFSRQRHFGIPVPAWYCSKCGETKYAKELQLPVDPTSTKPLDKCSCGSEEFEGETDIMDTWFTSGSSPFLAIELVKNEEMKKKLFPMDLRPQAHDIINFWLFYTMAKTNLLYDENPFKNVMVSGFVLDPKGKKMSKSKGNTIVPQDVVSKHSNDGLRFAAASTKLGSDIPFQEKEVQTGVKVANKLYNANKFASMLFENFEAKDRDFKFKDLNSIDKWIIAKVQSVIKDSIVAFDNYDYAKVKSLFADYFMRDIADNYIEIVKQRLWKPENFGVVEVKKAQKALYYSLYSALRGLAPFLVYMSEEVYQNFYKQFEEIESVHRTSWPEYNKNFDDEEIVLLGDKYVDIVGAVRKFKSENQVSMKTELSRLVIECDDKLKEFIEDSIADLKAVTGARVVEFGNGSIESQDVKVLIEIVKD; translated from the coding sequence ATGACATTTGAAAATAAATACGATGCGAAAGAAAGAGAGGTTCAGATTAGAAAATTCTGGGATGAAAATGATATATTCAAGTTTGATGAAAACTCCTCTAAAGTCGTCTTTTCAATTGACACTCCACCACCAACTATTTCTGGAAAAATGCATATTGGGCACGCATTTTCTTTCTCACAGGCAGATTTTATTGCAAGATATAAGAGAATGAGAGGATTTGAAGTCTTCTATCCATTTGGAACTGATGATAATGGACTTGCGACAGAGAAGCTTGTTCAAAAAGAGAAGAAGGTCAATTTAAGAAAGGTTGATAGAGCAGAGGCAATTAAGATTGTAGTTGATTACTTGAATGAAGAAAGACCAAAATTTATTGAAGATTTTAAGAATGTAGGACTTAGTTGTGATTTTGATTTGGCTTATTCTACTATTAATGATCATTCCAGGAAAATTTCTCAAAATACATTTTTAGAGCTTGTTGAAAAGGGTTTGATTACTAGGACTGAAGGACCTGTTATGTGGGATAGAGTTTTTCAAACTCCTATTGCTCAAGCTGAACTTGAAGATGATGAAAGGGAGAGTTTGATGAATTATGTTAAAGCTAAGGTTGTTGGAACAACAAATACTTTTATGATTTATGCTACAACTAGACCTGAGCTTTTATTTGCTTGTGCAGGATTTAGTGTGGAAGATGAAGGCGAGTATGTGAAATTAAAAGTAGGAGAAGAATTTTGGATTACTAGTAAAGCAACATATGAAGAAAAGTTTGCTGATTTTGAATATGAAGTTGTTGAAAAATTAAAAGGAAAAAATGTTATTGGTGATAAGGTTATTATTCCAGTAACTAATAAGGAAATTGAAGTGACTCATGATGCTGCAGTAAAAGCTGATTTTGGAACAGGGATTGCTTATTTTTGTTCTTATGGTGGAGCAGAAGATATTGAATACTTTGCTAGACATAGGCTTGACCCAATTGAAGTTTTGTCAAAAGATGGTAGACTTAATAGTAAATGTTTGAAATATGAGGGTGAACTTACTAATGATGCTAGGAGATTAATAATTAAAGATATGACTGAGGAAGGCTCGATAATTAAATCTGAGAAGATAAGACAAGTTGTAAATCTTGGTGAGAGGTCAGGAGTTGAAGTAGAGTTTATTGTTACAAAGCAATGGTATGTGAATTATTTAGATAAGAAAGAGTATTTTTTTGAGATGGCTCAAAAGTTTAACTGGCATCCTGAATTTATGAAACACAGGCTTGAAAATTGGATTAAAGGATTAAATTGGAATTGGGGATTTTCAAGACAGAGACATTTTGGGATTCCTGTTCCTGCTTGGTATTGTAGTAAATGTGGTGAAACTAAGTATGCTAAAGAATTACAATTGCCTGTTGATCCTACTTCAACTAAGCCTTTAGATAAATGTTCTTGTGGTAGTGAGGAATTTGAAGGAGAGACAGATATCATGGATACTTGGTTTACTTCAGGTTCATCTCCATTTTTAGCAATTGAATTAGTGAAGAATGAAGAGATGAAAAAGAAATTATTTCCAATGGATTTGAGACCTCAAGCGCATGATATTATTAATTTTTGGTTGTTTTATACTATGGCAAAAACTAATTTACTTTATGATGAAAATCCGTTTAAAAATGTTATGGTGTCGGGTTTTGTTTTAGACCCTAAAGGAAAGAAAATGAGTAAGTCGAAAGGAAATACTATTGTTCCTCAAGATGTAGTTTCTAAACATTCAAATGATGGTTTAAGATTTGCTGCAGCTTCAACGAAATTAGGGAGTGATATTCCATTTCAAGAGAAAGAAGTTCAAACCGGAGTAAAAGTTGCAAATAAATTGTACAATGCAAATAAATTTGCTTCAATGCTTTTTGAGAATTTTGAAGCTAAGGATAGAGATTTTAAGTTTAAAGATTTAAATTCAATCGATAAATGGATTATTGCTAAAGTTCAAAGTGTAATTAAAGATTCAATTGTTGCATTTGATAATTATGATTATGCTAAAGTTAAGAGTTTATTTGCGGATTATTTTATGAGAGATATTGCTGATAATTATATTGAGATTGTAAAACAAAGATTATGGAAACCTGAGAATTTTGGTGTTGTTGAAGTAAAGAAAGCTCAAAAAGCTTTGTATTATTCTTTATATTCTGCGCTTAGGGGACTTGCACCGTTTTTAGTTTATATGAGTGAAGAAGTTTATCAAAATTTCTATAAACAATTTGAAGAGATAGAGAGTGTTCATAGAACTTCATGGCCCGAATATAATAAAAATTTTGATGATGAAGAAATTGTTCTTCTTGGAGATAAATATGTTGATATTGTTGGAGCAGTTAGGAAATTTAAGTCTGAGAATCAAGTTTCAATGAAGACTGAACTTTCTAGATTAGTTATTGAATGTGATGATAAACTTAAAGAGTTTATTGAAGATTCTATTGCTGATTTGAAGGCAGTGACTGGCGCAAGAGTAGTTGAATTTGGTAATGGGTCAATTGAGAGTCAAGATGTGAAAGTCTTGATTGAAATTGTAAAAGATTAA
- a CDS encoding CBS domain-containing protein yields the protein MLKNYFEVDENLNMQGFLKEIKEKKNSHYIILNTNPKSFVDVRTIALKVTNLNEKLKGLKKTLSESKGKNTNEHINFLIESGDRVIKIGDLYYSFIDALLDISNQDLDFLNEKNESIEKREIYALNKNDKVSSARNLFLQKRVNLLPVIEGLKISGELRPIDLLVTDLFEVDNEKGNYYNKKNQENILNSNIENLINTRPLTLNKNQKISDALKLMISKKLPSIIITDEEGLLYSILSYKDIFKLYQKTNELSKFKLEYVGSQSLYDDDFDLIQDYAEKTMKKISNISKYDTLKLSFKTIGDKDAGHKTRIQVKMLLSEGNKIIQVEKEISTGTSDEEFNDKIKGKWNIPQMIQETLNALEKRVKEEKSKNN from the coding sequence ATGTTAAAAAATTATTTTGAAGTAGACGAGAACCTTAATATGCAAGGGTTCCTAAAAGAAATTAAAGAAAAGAAGAACTCACATTACATCATTTTAAACACAAATCCTAAATCTTTCGTAGATGTGAGAACAATTGCATTAAAAGTAACAAATTTAAATGAAAAATTAAAAGGCCTCAAAAAAACCCTATCTGAGAGCAAAGGAAAAAACACAAACGAACACATAAATTTCTTAATAGAGAGTGGAGATAGAGTAATCAAAATTGGAGATTTATACTATAGTTTCATAGATGCTTTATTGGATATTTCAAATCAAGATTTAGACTTTCTAAACGAAAAAAATGAAAGCATTGAAAAAAGAGAGATTTACGCATTAAATAAAAATGATAAAGTCTCATCTGCAAGAAACCTATTCTTACAAAAAAGAGTTAATTTATTACCAGTAATTGAAGGATTAAAAATCTCAGGTGAATTAAGACCAATAGATTTATTGGTTACAGATTTATTCGAAGTTGACAATGAAAAAGGTAATTACTATAACAAAAAAAATCAAGAAAATATACTAAATTCCAATATTGAAAATTTAATTAACACAAGACCATTAACACTAAATAAAAATCAAAAAATAAGTGATGCTTTAAAACTTATGATAAGTAAAAAACTCCCATCAATTATAATAACTGATGAAGAAGGTCTACTTTACTCAATATTATCATATAAAGATATATTCAAATTATACCAAAAAACTAATGAACTTTCAAAATTCAAACTAGAATATGTAGGATCTCAATCCCTCTATGATGATGATTTTGATTTAATACAAGACTATGCTGAAAAAACTATGAAAAAAATTTCTAACATTAGTAAATATGACACTCTAAAACTCTCATTTAAAACAATTGGAGACAAAGACGCAGGTCATAAAACACGAATTCAAGTAAAAATGTTATTATCTGAAGGAAATAAAATAATCCAAGTTGAAAAAGAAATTTCAACAGGAACTTCAGATGAAGAATTCAATGATAAAATTAAAGGAAAATGGAATATTCCTCAAATGATTCAAGAAACACTAAATGCACTTGAGAAAAGAGTAAAAGAAGAAAAATCAAAAAATAATTAA